The following proteins come from a genomic window of Methanosarcina sp. MTP4:
- a CDS encoding DNA double-strand break repair ATPase Rad50 has product MKLKNLHVENIRSYKKLDLAFEDGVTVISGVNGSGKSSLLEACFMGLFGSKILSKDFVLADMIFKGAENAKLDLDFEHLGRDYRIEQGFRYSQKSENASNSKCVLYADGESVIDQATRTYEEVCALLNMDEEAYRNCAYIRQGEIDVLINAKPKDRQRMIDDLLQLGKLEEYRERVHSAKTGVNRLERDAKTSLADTKAEIGEIENTEPFAALNRLRQKVKESDASLKELNEKKEYAGARKEKLDLLIAEHKERLEEIGKLRQAIKESQEKKAGCFKEKESFSGEIQKHREALLELGEENSGIREECGFGDLEIEALLAGKEKEESLAKEKVNSAAKELALLLKEEEARKQALDELEAERKENEKAGVQCRSDIEAAKKDIENYQANIRTLEEESVRLRENVGGGNPDVDIPSLIKDFEEKESLLRDRKNEVSGKLALALKDKEAGDGNLNELEKELKGCRETIRKGNTNIDLLEEELGQNSRAVLEVQEQKSGALVGFKGLGFSEEQLESLEDIGELLLETKNRLSGTEAELGTRTRELEKSLRKNRELLAEGKCPTCGQELKGSELANTAEETGQEKEKLSAQLMEIKVQQAEIDKKLNRLRDARKLEKKVLDYDVQTEKLRDKAKALEKLLETHKARVEEESKKLEKLEKRNQELESGRQQFLSDIKALEGWAEAAEKAHGESEKTLREAKVLEKKLADSSSEIEKLNGKIGTSQALIGNYEQRIKELEEKSGGIGERENNVKEKLKELKLEVEALRKKEEAAEKDHEVSKKLLGQAKKLQANLLRMDSIKHRVSELETGIKNLAEKVGFFDREILERSERIRQLEGKAGGSELEELQEMRSRFADAQANIMKNIREISEEKDRGLKEIGMVENSLKRLKELKVELRALENRRLYLEAVYRNAEELENTYMRIRADMRTRNIGALSTLLNEMFTFMYANNAYSRIELDSEYNLTVYRKDGIPLEPKLLSGGERAIFNLILRCAIYRLLALGFGGDRADGLPPMILDEPTVFLDRGHIRQLLKLIDMMRNIGVGQIIVVSHDESLIDSADHVFHVEKDPQTNMSSISRR; this is encoded by the coding sequence GTGAAGTTGAAAAACCTGCACGTCGAGAATATCCGGAGCTATAAGAAGCTTGACCTTGCCTTCGAGGACGGGGTGACCGTAATCTCAGGGGTGAATGGAAGTGGAAAGTCCAGCCTGCTTGAGGCCTGTTTCATGGGGCTTTTCGGGAGCAAGATCCTTTCAAAAGACTTCGTGCTTGCGGACATGATTTTCAAGGGAGCGGAAAACGCAAAGCTTGACCTTGACTTTGAGCATCTGGGGCGGGACTACCGGATTGAGCAGGGCTTCCGCTATTCTCAGAAAAGCGAAAATGCGTCAAACTCGAAGTGTGTGCTCTATGCGGACGGGGAAAGTGTAATCGACCAGGCCACCAGGACCTATGAGGAAGTCTGTGCCCTCCTGAACATGGATGAGGAGGCTTACCGAAACTGCGCCTACATCCGGCAGGGGGAGATCGATGTGCTCATCAATGCAAAGCCAAAGGACCGGCAGCGGATGATCGACGACCTGCTGCAGCTCGGGAAGCTTGAGGAGTACCGGGAAAGGGTTCACAGCGCAAAGACCGGAGTCAACAGGCTTGAGCGGGACGCAAAGACCAGCCTTGCGGATACGAAAGCCGAAATAGGGGAAATCGAAAATACGGAACCTTTCGCAGCCCTGAACCGGCTCAGGCAGAAAGTGAAGGAAAGTGACGCCTCCTTAAAAGAGCTGAACGAAAAGAAGGAGTATGCAGGGGCACGGAAGGAAAAACTAGACCTCTTGATTGCGGAACATAAGGAGCGTCTTGAAGAAATAGGAAAGCTCAGGCAGGCTATTAAAGAGTCCCAGGAGAAAAAAGCCGGGTGTTTCAAAGAAAAAGAGAGCTTTTCCGGGGAGATCCAGAAGCACCGGGAAGCGTTGCTCGAACTGGGAGAGGAAAATTCCGGGATTCGGGAGGAATGCGGTTTCGGAGACCTTGAAATCGAAGCCCTGTTAGCCGGAAAAGAAAAAGAAGAATCCCTGGCAAAGGAAAAGGTGAACTCTGCCGCAAAGGAACTTGCCCTTCTCCTGAAAGAAGAGGAAGCCCGGAAGCAGGCCCTGGATGAACTTGAAGCTGAAAGGAAGGAAAACGAAAAGGCGGGCGTGCAGTGCAGGTCGGACATAGAGGCTGCAAAGAAGGATATCGAAAATTATCAGGCTAATATCCGGACACTGGAAGAAGAAAGTGTGCGGCTAAGGGAAAATGTAGGGGGAGGGAACCCTGATGTCGATATTCCTTCCCTGATAAAAGACTTTGAAGAAAAGGAGAGCCTTCTTCGGGACCGGAAAAACGAGGTTTCCGGGAAGCTTGCCCTTGCCCTGAAAGACAAAGAGGCCGGGGACGGAAATTTAAATGAGCTTGAAAAAGAGCTGAAGGGCTGCAGGGAAACGATCCGGAAGGGCAATACAAATATAGATCTTCTCGAAGAGGAACTCGGGCAAAACTCCCGGGCAGTCCTGGAAGTCCAGGAACAGAAGTCAGGAGCTCTTGTCGGGTTCAAAGGGCTTGGTTTTTCCGAGGAACAGCTCGAAAGCCTGGAAGATATAGGAGAACTTTTGCTCGAGACCAAAAACCGGCTGAGTGGGACGGAAGCCGAACTCGGAACCCGTACAAGGGAACTTGAAAAGAGCCTCCGGAAAAACCGGGAACTCCTTGCCGAGGGTAAGTGTCCAACCTGTGGGCAGGAACTGAAAGGCTCGGAGCTTGCAAACACGGCCGAGGAAACCGGACAGGAAAAAGAGAAACTTTCCGCACAGCTCATGGAAATAAAGGTCCAGCAGGCGGAAATCGACAAAAAGCTCAACCGCCTCAGGGATGCAAGGAAGCTTGAGAAGAAAGTCCTGGACTACGACGTACAGACCGAAAAGCTCAGGGACAAGGCAAAAGCTCTGGAAAAGCTCCTGGAGACCCATAAGGCCCGGGTCGAAGAAGAAAGTAAGAAACTCGAAAAGTTGGAAAAGCGAAATCAGGAGCTTGAATCCGGCAGGCAGCAGTTCCTTTCGGACATCAAGGCCCTGGAAGGCTGGGCCGAGGCTGCGGAAAAGGCCCACGGGGAAAGTGAAAAGACTCTCCGCGAGGCGAAAGTTCTTGAAAAGAAACTTGCCGATTCCTCCTCGGAAATTGAGAAACTTAACGGGAAAATCGGGACTTCACAGGCGCTGATTGGAAATTACGAACAGAGGATTAAGGAACTGGAAGAAAAGTCAGGGGGCATCGGGGAGCGGGAAAACAACGTAAAGGAAAAGTTAAAAGAACTCAAGCTCGAAGTCGAAGCCCTGCGGAAAAAAGAAGAAGCAGCGGAAAAGGACCATGAGGTTAGCAAAAAACTTCTCGGGCAGGCAAAAAAGCTTCAGGCAAACCTGCTCCGCATGGATTCCATAAAACACAGGGTATCCGAACTCGAAACCGGGATAAAGAACCTTGCTGAAAAGGTAGGCTTTTTCGACCGGGAAATCCTGGAACGCAGTGAAAGGATAAGGCAGCTTGAAGGAAAAGCGGGAGGAAGCGAACTTGAAGAACTCCAGGAAATGCGCTCCCGGTTTGCGGATGCCCAGGCAAACATAATGAAAAACATCCGGGAAATAAGCGAGGAAAAAGATAGGGGCCTGAAAGAAATCGGCATGGTTGAAAACAGCTTAAAACGCCTCAAGGAACTCAAAGTGGAACTCCGAGCCCTTGAGAACAGGCGGCTCTACCTGGAAGCCGTGTACCGGAATGCCGAAGAGCTCGAAAACACCTACATGCGCATCCGGGCGGACATGAGGACCCGGAACATAGGCGCCCTTTCCACTCTCCTTAACGAGATGTTTACTTTCATGTACGCAAACAACGCCTACTCCCGTATTGAGCTGGACTCCGAGTACAACCTGACCGTTTACAGGAAGGACGGGATACCCCTTGAGCCCAAACTCCTGAGCGGCGGGGAACGCGCCATCTTCAACCTCATCCTGCGCTGTGCCATCTACCGGCTGCTGGCACTGGGCTTTGGAGGAGACCGGGCCGACGGGCTCCCCCCGATGATCCTGGACGAACCCACCGTTTTCCTGGACCGCGGGCATATAAGGCAGCTGCTCAAACTCATTGATATGATGCGGAACATCGGCGTGGGCCAGATCATAGTAGTCTCCCACGACGAGTCCCTGATCGATTCCGCAGACCACGTCTTCCATGTGGAAAAAGACCCACAGACCAACATGTCCTCGATTTCCCGGCGCTGA
- a CDS encoding exonuclease SbcCD subunit D gives MTREIRILHTADTHLGYRQYHSEVRRQDFFNAFSNVVDDALEMQVDAVVHAGDLFDSRNPTLEDLLDAINIISRLKAAGIPFLSIVGNHESKQNTQWLDLFEEMGIACRLGKKPCMVGDAAIYGIDSVPKSKIPIFDYSDFEVPENLPEGGKNLLVMHQIMQPFPYGEWSCEEVLENLPFKVDAVLLGDYHKYEKIKVVDTWVTYPGSTERNSASENEPRSYNIITLSESGLEISRRTIPTRDFVFISINLKGEEKPYEQIFAAIDEYQETLPESVVFVEISGEPTGVLSFSEIEEYLLNKGVLVPRARDLRVKEAIPEEALSISFSDPDHAVAEEIKKMSLTDGGLIVDEIVRNPNVVRSRVDEETENRLVELISAIDFKDPDFKIEMPAPESVPVTGEEPEKEDSGKAEVPEIESEYGYAENTETLEGSEIAEDPEPVEFPEAFETPESAVVSEEVVSSEPALPLEPALPSDEAVVSETNTVPESLEALELVESSEPVEHFQESEVSVESEVPEEPEVPEESEVPEEPEVSEEPEVSEKVDLPDVPENVQPEKEMNQPEKEEQNEGPVFWKPAASSGVRTDSSETSVKGGHGEEKPFTAFGSSKNKSPETPARGLDSFIAGEPKAKGGPDSGDKGGLKGKLPEQEPEKKQEQSSEDAGKSAKPGKEKEKEKGKGKGKPSALRQYNLGDYL, from the coding sequence ATGACCAGGGAAATCAGGATACTCCACACCGCAGATACGCACCTGGGATACAGGCAGTACCACAGCGAGGTCCGGAGGCAGGACTTTTTTAATGCTTTTTCAAACGTCGTGGACGACGCTCTGGAGATGCAGGTTGACGCTGTCGTGCATGCGGGAGACCTTTTTGATTCCAGGAACCCGACCCTGGAAGACCTTCTGGATGCGATCAATATCATATCCCGGTTGAAGGCTGCAGGAATACCTTTTCTGTCAATTGTCGGAAATCACGAGAGCAAGCAAAATACCCAGTGGCTGGACCTATTCGAGGAGATGGGCATCGCATGCAGGCTCGGGAAAAAGCCCTGCATGGTCGGAGATGCCGCAATCTACGGGATCGACAGTGTCCCGAAGTCAAAGATCCCTATCTTCGACTACTCGGATTTCGAGGTCCCCGAAAACCTCCCTGAGGGCGGGAAAAACCTGCTTGTAATGCACCAGATAATGCAGCCTTTCCCCTATGGGGAATGGAGCTGTGAGGAAGTGCTCGAAAACCTGCCCTTCAAAGTGGACGCAGTTCTCCTGGGAGACTACCACAAGTACGAGAAAATAAAGGTGGTGGACACCTGGGTCACGTACCCGGGCAGCACCGAAAGGAACAGCGCCTCCGAAAATGAACCCCGTTCCTATAATATCATCACGCTTTCCGAATCCGGGCTCGAGATCTCCAGGCGCACTATTCCAACCCGGGATTTTGTGTTTATTTCCATAAACCTGAAAGGGGAAGAAAAGCCTTACGAACAGATTTTTGCAGCCATTGACGAGTACCAGGAGACCCTGCCGGAATCCGTGGTCTTCGTGGAAATTTCCGGGGAACCGACAGGGGTCCTTTCCTTCAGTGAAATCGAGGAGTACCTGCTAAATAAAGGGGTTCTCGTACCCAGGGCAAGGGACCTGAGGGTAAAAGAAGCGATCCCGGAAGAAGCCTTAAGCATCAGTTTCTCGGACCCGGACCACGCGGTTGCCGAGGAAATCAAAAAGATGAGCCTTACCGACGGCGGGCTGATTGTTGACGAAATCGTCCGAAACCCGAACGTTGTCAGGTCAAGGGTAGACGAAGAGACAGAAAACCGGCTTGTAGAATTGATTTCTGCTATTGATTTCAAAGACCCCGATTTCAAAATAGAAATGCCTGCCCCGGAGTCTGTTCCCGTGACGGGGGAGGAGCCCGAAAAAGAGGATTCCGGCAAGGCCGAAGTTCCCGAAATTGAAAGTGAATACGGATATGCTGAAAATACCGAGACTCTTGAAGGCTCTGAAATTGCCGAAGACCCCGAACCTGTTGAGTTTCCTGAAGCATTTGAAACCCCTGAATCAGCCGTGGTTTCCGAAGAAGTTGTATCCTCTGAACCAGCTTTGCCCTTAGAACCAGCTTTACCTTCTGACGAAGCCGTGGTTTCGGAGACAAATACGGTGCCTGAATCTCTAGAAGCCCTTGAACTGGTAGAAAGCTCTGAACCGGTTGAGCATTTTCAAGAATCAGAAGTTTCTGTAGAGTCTGAAGTTCCTGAAGAGCCAGAAGTTCCTGAAGAATCCGAAGTTCCTGAAGAGCCAGAAGTCTCAGAAGAGCCAGAAGTTTCCGAAAAAGTTGACTTGCCGGATGTGCCTGAAAATGTTCAGCCGGAAAAGGAAATGAATCAGCCGGAAAAGGAAGAGCAGAACGAAGGCCCTGTATTCTGGAAACCTGCGGCTTCATCCGGGGTAAGAACAGATTCTTCCGAAACGTCCGTCAAAGGCGGTCATGGGGAAGAAAAACCGTTTACGGCTTTTGGGTCCTCCAAAAATAAAAGCCCCGAAACTCCGGCCAGAGGTCTGGATAGTTTCATTGCGGGTGAGCCGAAAGCTAAAGGTGGACCGGATTCCGGGGATAAAGGAGGTCTCAAAGGGAAGCTTCCTGAACAGGAACCGGAAAAGAAGCAGGAACAGTCTTCGGAAGATGCCGGAAAATCCGCGAAGCCCGGAAAGGAAAAAGAAAAGGAAAAGGGTAAGGGGAAAGGCAAACCTTCAGCCCTCCGTCAGTATAACCTTGGTGATTACCTGTGA
- a CDS encoding S-layer protein domain-containing protein — protein sequence MTAITANAQAVDDYMIPEGDLVYETCPVFTYYAFEDWGQYATIVLFGEEYVPLTDGSGSFNAGKLAKLLIDDNTIHNLRSEEVLDLGNGYALKVVTVDLGGRKVWLELYMNGEYVDDLIVSVPEGAATDGVFYLDIEDEDDVIVMRVHINYIFQGAYDYIVQIQGLWLIDFGNVLTFVEGDEFGELEFSNIGEEGLALQNSDNIILPRASSVEIAQNMYLGVEDNDTLRVYPFVKNGVESGIVSPVFSGADLDDILANEGGQIEFTGLNFPAFYHGTDDNTETLIIQDSGLTEGITIAEGDLIYEASPALKNYAYEDWGQYYITGFFCEEYIPLTNTYGYNADKLAKLLIDSDDTYSLRSGEILDLGNGYALKVEGIDVGGDKVLLNFTKDGAYVDDAVIDITYPEESTWVLDLDGIENENDIVVFKVFVDQITQEDGDGIAWINGLWLIDYANATTVGYDSEYGVFEVSSITSYSIELENDAEILLSRDSEVPIFDDLVFKVADSDDLSFYLMLKTSGSGVQGEIIEVNDVPFTWTYDNFPALYYDLDGNLFIETLSINNIVEYSPYSKFRRAYAGSLRSECPDEVQPRNQDSFNRYPADA from the coding sequence ATGACGGCTATTACTGCAAATGCCCAAGCAGTGGATGACTACATGATCCCCGAAGGGGATCTTGTCTATGAAACTTGCCCCGTATTTACGTATTATGCTTTTGAAGACTGGGGCCAGTACGCAACCATAGTCCTCTTCGGTGAAGAATACGTCCCCCTGACCGATGGCTCCGGCTCCTTCAATGCAGGCAAACTTGCAAAGCTTCTCATCGATGATAATACTATCCATAACCTTAGAAGTGAGGAAGTTTTAGATCTCGGAAACGGGTATGCTCTTAAAGTCGTAACCGTTGACCTGGGCGGGAGGAAGGTCTGGCTTGAACTCTACATGAACGGGGAATATGTTGATGATCTAATCGTCTCTGTTCCTGAAGGAGCAGCTACTGACGGGGTATTTTATCTGGACATTGAAGATGAAGACGACGTCATTGTCATGAGAGTGCACATCAACTATATCTTCCAGGGAGCTTACGATTACATTGTCCAGATCCAGGGTCTCTGGCTCATCGATTTCGGAAACGTTTTAACATTCGTAGAAGGGGATGAGTTTGGAGAGCTTGAGTTCAGCAATATAGGCGAAGAAGGACTGGCACTTCAAAACTCTGATAACATAATCCTTCCCAGAGCTTCCTCTGTGGAAATTGCCCAGAACATGTATCTCGGAGTTGAAGACAACGACACTCTGAGGGTGTACCCGTTTGTGAAAAATGGTGTCGAAAGCGGGATTGTAAGTCCTGTGTTTTCTGGCGCAGACCTTGATGATATCCTGGCAAACGAAGGCGGCCAGATTGAATTTACAGGTCTGAATTTCCCGGCATTTTACCATGGCACAGATGATAATACGGAGACTCTCATAATTCAGGACAGTGGTCTCACTGAGGGAATAACTATCGCAGAAGGAGACCTCATCTATGAAGCTTCTCCAGCCCTGAAAAATTATGCTTATGAGGACTGGGGCCAGTACTACATCACGGGCTTTTTTTGTGAAGAATACATACCTTTAACCAATACATATGGCTACAATGCAGACAAGCTCGCAAAGCTTCTCATAGACAGCGATGATACCTATTCTCTCAGAAGTGGTGAGATTCTGGACCTTGGGAACGGGTATGCCCTTAAAGTGGAGGGAATTGACGTAGGAGGAGACAAGGTCCTGTTAAATTTCACAAAAGATGGGGCATATGTTGACGATGCAGTAATTGACATTACGTACCCGGAAGAATCAACCTGGGTGCTGGACCTTGACGGAATCGAAAATGAAAACGACATCGTGGTCTTTAAAGTCTTTGTAGACCAGATTACCCAGGAAGATGGGGACGGTATTGCCTGGATCAACGGCCTCTGGTTAATTGACTACGCAAACGCTACAACAGTCGGATATGATAGCGAGTATGGAGTGTTTGAAGTCAGCAGCATTACAAGCTACAGTATTGAATTAGAAAATGATGCGGAAATCCTCCTTTCCAGAGATTCCGAAGTGCCAATCTTCGACGATCTCGTGTTCAAGGTAGCTGACAGTGATGATCTCAGTTTCTATTTGATGCTGAAAACCTCAGGGTCTGGAGTCCAGGGAGAAATTATCGAAGTCAACGATGTCCCATTCACCTGGACTTACGATAACTTCCCGGCGCTCTACTATGACTTAGATGGGAATCTCTTCATAGAGACACTCTCGATTAATAATATTGTTGAGTATTCCCCATATTCAAAGTTCCGGCGGGCTTACGCTGGCTCGTTGAGATCAGAATGTCCAGATGAAGTACAACCCCGTAATCAGGACAGTTTCAATAGATATCCCGCAGATGCTTAA